From a region of the Monodelphis domestica isolate mMonDom1 chromosome 8, mMonDom1.pri, whole genome shotgun sequence genome:
- the LOC103096106 gene encoding uncharacterized protein LOC103096106 isoform X1 has protein sequence MRRAKEHQKEIMIQFPSKDLPGKMKRRLITAAWENQTEPLWEKIEHRSNFKPMSHLNQPIGRTCLKQPLTVTQFPNTQKTVLKPSLNPKENSKKLTCPGKSYTMSDLPLKRCPSNQSHMEPLSGPGHFQNILLDCNHQTAEAQKIQIPSVRGHRGKVKHKAPVKKDFKVLPEHNVPKGTTLNALVRCLNFAPKSNVISACFSESLPKANGLKPSNHEWTKEQEMRKSLSGFQIPTFSLCNNVTDARNAHPSYPTQWPTPTTDKPPHDIDELISALGLETPKFGPWQHAEKENFSDFQQWAKCSSTCLNYRCMPMDTFAS, from the exons atgagaagagcaaaggAGCATCAAAAAg AAATCATGATCCAGTTCCCATCAAAAGACCTTccaggaaagatgaaaagaagacTGATTACAGCTGCTTGGGAAAACCAGACAGAACCATTGTGGGAAAAAATAGAGCATCGTTCGAATTTTAAGCCAATGTCCCACCTCAACCAACCCATAGGCAGGACATGTCTCAAACAACCACTCACAGTAACACAGTTTCCAAACACTCAAAAAACTGTGCTAAAGCCATCTCTTAATCCAAAGGAGAACTCCAAAAAATTGACCTGCCCTGGCAAGTCGTATACTATGTCAGACTTGCCCTTAAAACGTTGCCCTAGTAACCAGTCCCATATGGAGCCTTTATCAGGACCTGGGCACTTCCAGAATATTTTGCTTGACTGCAATCACCAAACAGCCGAGGCCCAAAAGATTCAGATCCCATCTGTACGTGGACACAGAGGTAAAGTTAAACATAAAGCCCCCGTGAAGAAAGACTTCAAAGTCTTACCTGAGCACAATGTGCCAAAGGGGACAACTCTAAATGCCCTGGTGAGATGCTTAAACTTTGCCCCCAAATCTAATGTTATCTCAGCATGTTTTTCTGAGTCTTTACCTAAAGCCAATGGTTTAAAACCATCAAACCATGAGTGGACTAAggaacaagaaatgagaaaatctcTTTCTGGTTTCCAAATTCCCACTTTCTCGCTTTGTAATAATGTTACCGATGCAAGAAATGCCCATCCTTCCTACCCCACACAGTGGCCTACTCCCACTACAGATAAACCACCACATGATATAGACGAATTAATATCAGCCCTGGGATTAGAAACACCAAAATTTGGACCATGGCAACatgcagaaaaggagaatttTTCAGATTTCCAACAATGGGCCAAGTGCTCTTCTACATGCCTAAACTACCGTTGTATGCCAATGGATACGTTTGCATCATAA
- the LOC103096106 gene encoding uncharacterized protein LOC103096106 isoform X2, translated as MIQFPSKDLPGKMKRRLITAAWENQTEPLWEKIEHRSNFKPMSHLNQPIGRTCLKQPLTVTQFPNTQKTVLKPSLNPKENSKKLTCPGKSYTMSDLPLKRCPSNQSHMEPLSGPGHFQNILLDCNHQTAEAQKIQIPSVRGHRGKVKHKAPVKKDFKVLPEHNVPKGTTLNALVRCLNFAPKSNVISACFSESLPKANGLKPSNHEWTKEQEMRKSLSGFQIPTFSLCNNVTDARNAHPSYPTQWPTPTTDKPPHDIDELISALGLETPKFGPWQHAEKENFSDFQQWAKCSSTCLNYRCMPMDTFAS; from the coding sequence ATGATCCAGTTCCCATCAAAAGACCTTccaggaaagatgaaaagaagacTGATTACAGCTGCTTGGGAAAACCAGACAGAACCATTGTGGGAAAAAATAGAGCATCGTTCGAATTTTAAGCCAATGTCCCACCTCAACCAACCCATAGGCAGGACATGTCTCAAACAACCACTCACAGTAACACAGTTTCCAAACACTCAAAAAACTGTGCTAAAGCCATCTCTTAATCCAAAGGAGAACTCCAAAAAATTGACCTGCCCTGGCAAGTCGTATACTATGTCAGACTTGCCCTTAAAACGTTGCCCTAGTAACCAGTCCCATATGGAGCCTTTATCAGGACCTGGGCACTTCCAGAATATTTTGCTTGACTGCAATCACCAAACAGCCGAGGCCCAAAAGATTCAGATCCCATCTGTACGTGGACACAGAGGTAAAGTTAAACATAAAGCCCCCGTGAAGAAAGACTTCAAAGTCTTACCTGAGCACAATGTGCCAAAGGGGACAACTCTAAATGCCCTGGTGAGATGCTTAAACTTTGCCCCCAAATCTAATGTTATCTCAGCATGTTTTTCTGAGTCTTTACCTAAAGCCAATGGTTTAAAACCATCAAACCATGAGTGGACTAAggaacaagaaatgagaaaatctcTTTCTGGTTTCCAAATTCCCACTTTCTCGCTTTGTAATAATGTTACCGATGCAAGAAATGCCCATCCTTCCTACCCCACACAGTGGCCTACTCCCACTACAGATAAACCACCACATGATATAGACGAATTAATATCAGCCCTGGGATTAGAAACACCAAAATTTGGACCATGGCAACatgcagaaaaggagaatttTTCAGATTTCCAACAATGGGCCAAGTGCTCTTCTACATGCCTAAACTACCGTTGTATGCCAATGGATACGTTTGCATCATAA